Proteins from a genomic interval of Nostoc sp. TCL240-02:
- a CDS encoding TIGR02281 family clan AA aspartic protease, producing the protein MSRRSYAYALIPTLIFLTFSHQAIADDPGACYMVTSSGKTVGLERLCGNIAAPSDDKVFRVLIKRRFGGTPVIDVTFNDKKTFEMIVDTGASGTIITQSMANTLKLQTTGTMQAQIADGSEVEFPTSKVKSIAAGGVTANNLQVAIAPKASIGLLGHDFFGKYDIKILEREVEFHHR; encoded by the coding sequence ATGTCTAGGAGGAGCTATGCCTACGCACTAATCCCAACGCTGATATTTTTAACATTCTCTCATCAGGCAATAGCTGACGATCCAGGAGCATGTTACATGGTAACGTCCTCCGGTAAAACCGTTGGATTAGAAAGACTTTGTGGCAATATAGCCGCACCTTCAGACGACAAAGTTTTTCGAGTCTTAATTAAACGCCGCTTTGGTGGAACTCCTGTGATTGACGTTACCTTCAATGACAAAAAAACCTTTGAAATGATTGTAGATACTGGTGCTAGCGGGACTATTATTACTCAAAGTATGGCAAATACACTTAAACTCCAGACTACAGGTACAATGCAAGCCCAAATTGCCGATGGTAGCGAAGTAGAATTTCCAACCAGTAAGGTAAAATCTATTGCAGCAGGTGGAGTTACAGCCAATAATCTTCAGGTAGCGATCGCACCCAAAGCCAGCATCGGCTTACTGGGTCACGATTTCTTCGGCAAGTATGATATTAAGATTCTGGAGAGAGAGGTCGAATTTCATCACCGCTAA
- a CDS encoding carboxymuconolactone decarboxylase family protein produces MTKLIEYEEASDEIRAVYDDIRVTRQNDYINNFWKAIANHPPTLQRTWQAVKEVMTSPGEIDPLMRELIYIAVSATNGCEYCIASHTAGARAKGMNDTMFGELMAIAATANMTNRLANGYQIPVDERFKT; encoded by the coding sequence ATGACTAAGCTGATTGAATACGAAGAAGCCAGCGACGAAATCCGGGCAGTATATGACGACATTCGCGTCACCCGCCAGAATGACTATATCAATAACTTTTGGAAAGCCATAGCTAATCATCCCCCTACCTTGCAACGAACTTGGCAAGCGGTGAAAGAAGTGATGACTAGCCCCGGCGAAATTGATCCACTGATGCGAGAACTAATTTATATCGCCGTGAGTGCGACGAATGGCTGTGAGTATTGCATCGCTTCGCACACAGCAGGAGCGCGGGCCAAGGGGATGAATGATACCATGTTCGGGGAACTCATGGCGATCGCAGCTACTGCCAACATGACCAATCGCCTCGCCAACGGCTATCAAATTCCGGTGGACGAGAGATTTAAGACGTAG
- a CDS encoding alpha/beta fold hydrolase — translation MPKLQVNGIDLFYDIKGTGEPLLLIAGFLCDHAYWSLIMPSLISQYQVIRLDNRGMGRSSAPETPYSLKQMANDVAALLNHLAIDKVHLVGHSMGGQIAQELVLAHPEKVQSLMLLSSLAKGDGLFNSIIETWGELCANVDLKLYEKVVLPWIFTDTFYSIPGMIEGLIEFAIRYPFPPATHSLHHHSQAMLDFDTTNRLQKIHCPTLVLVGKQDILTPLKFSQQLAQGIPNSELVVLEGGGHGFLIESPDTVISAMLNFLGKLKPAYTI, via the coding sequence ATGCCAAAGCTTCAGGTTAACGGGATTGATTTGTTCTACGACATTAAGGGAACGGGTGAGCCTTTGCTATTAATAGCTGGCTTCCTTTGCGATCATGCCTATTGGTCGTTAATTATGCCATCGCTGATTTCGCAGTATCAAGTTATTCGCTTAGATAACCGAGGTATGGGGCGAAGTTCAGCTCCCGAAACCCCCTATAGTCTAAAGCAGATGGCTAATGATGTAGCAGCATTGCTCAATCATCTTGCGATCGATAAGGTGCATCTAGTAGGTCATTCAATGGGTGGTCAGATAGCCCAAGAGTTAGTATTAGCACATCCTGAAAAGGTGCAAAGTTTAATGCTGCTTTCGTCACTGGCAAAGGGTGATGGATTATTCAACAGCATCATTGAGACTTGGGGCGAACTCTGCGCTAATGTAGACCTGAAACTTTATGAAAAAGTCGTATTACCCTGGATATTTACAGATACCTTCTACTCGATTCCTGGCATGATCGAAGGTCTGATAGAATTTGCAATCAGATATCCTTTCCCACCAGCGACTCATTCACTGCATCATCACAGCCAAGCCATGCTTGACTTTGACACAACAAATCGCCTTCAAAAAATTCATTGTCCTACCCTAGTTCTTGTTGGCAAACAAGACATTCTCACCCCTCTAAAATTTTCCCAGCAACTTGCTCAAGGCATTCCCAACTCTGAACTTGTAGTTCTCGAAGGTGGTGGTCATGGCTTCTTAATTGAGTCGCCGGATACTGTGATTTCAGCCATGCTAAACTTCTTGGGGAAATTGAAGCCAGCCTACACTATTTAA
- a CDS encoding KGK domain-containing protein, with translation MEDGFKAIECKGGDVLDFGDNTYKIAKFKQAMDTSFNSTLENTLNEELSKQGVDIKESPNVNWFQEGIDCEILTLGSKSWKKGKVEIKISVEFYVVEEDVEIPNNENSEIAELESPLDDLRRMIHE, from the coding sequence ATGGAAGATGGATTCAAGGCAATAGAGTGTAAAGGTGGCGATGTTTTAGATTTCGGGGACAACACATATAAAATTGCGAAATTTAAGCAAGCAATGGATACCTCATTTAACTCCACGCTAGAAAATACATTGAATGAAGAATTAAGTAAACAAGGAGTAGATATAAAAGAGTCTCCAAATGTGAACTGGTTTCAAGAAGGTATCGATTGTGAAATTTTAACACTAGGTTCTAAAAGCTGGAAAAAGGGGAAAGTTGAAATTAAGATAAGCGTTGAATTTTATGTTGTAGAGGAAGATGTAGAAATACCTAACAACGAGAATTCAGAAATCGCTGAATTAGAATCTCCTCTTGACGATCTTCGCCGCATGATTCATGAGTAA
- a CDS encoding dynamin-like GTPase family protein, with translation MSDLPLQCKNLKEQVESILQLLQQEPNLHSQDITPVQTSLTKAISPKFEIVFAGAFSTGKSMLINALLERELLYSAEGHATGTECKIEYAELDKERVVLTFLSEAEIREQAVYLCQQLGFTTVTNINQADVITLLRQGAEAIIQQEGGESKSERAKQAKALMLLLEGYIANRDRIYTVNNATYSMEQFNFFNLKEAAGYARRGSNSAVLKRIEYYCNHPLLQDGNVIIDTPGIDAPVEKDAQLTYAKIQHPDTSAVVCVLKPASAGDMTKEETELLELMRQNGGVRDRVFYVFNRIDETWYNTQLRQRLDDLISGQFGNSNKVYKTSGLLGFYGSQIKQTNQLDRFGLDSVFAESIKGLDGIEETPQFVYAFNNYCVNSGKLSTTKFRVSVNGYETPNQNYVRILGDWGNELIEKLIQDSGTEEFRTAITRYLTEEKRPQLFKNLADDLEDVCIKLTKHYQSVQRNLDSQPQEIESMKQQELQRLNQQLQQIGREFSEHITKEVNQIINNSCDAFEADFRQLQSRMIRRLDELLDTFSVASAYQRATISHPRNATAPLIAILVEAFYYLANQLEDILIESSQQVVANYFQRLIEKIRKSEYYRQLYRLLDNDGGIEQEIRNLEKRVTQALVSAASVECDRFVRESPRFYDEGTFSIYQFRQTLLQTSQSYDAESIVEAEPAIRQLLKLDFEPKVSQTIRKSFRQTINQTLKTQLLPMAEQQADEILQQYPQARAYLEKTLQQEAEEKIAYNRRLLSVVEENIAAYNSAASSINSCLQSMKLYDHFLPVIGEYFDTDDKFANNGFMVSDVGQNL, from the coding sequence ATGTCAGATTTACCGCTTCAGTGCAAAAATTTGAAAGAGCAAGTTGAGTCGATATTACAACTTTTACAACAAGAACCAAACCTACATTCCCAAGATATTACACCTGTACAAACTTCCCTAACTAAAGCGATTTCTCCTAAGTTTGAGATTGTGTTTGCAGGTGCATTTAGTACTGGTAAATCAATGCTAATCAATGCCCTATTGGAGAGAGAACTACTTTACAGTGCAGAAGGACACGCTACAGGTACAGAATGCAAAATTGAGTATGCAGAATTAGATAAAGAACGTGTTGTTTTAACGTTTTTAAGTGAAGCAGAAATTCGGGAACAAGCAGTTTATTTATGTCAGCAACTAGGATTTACAACAGTAACTAATATTAACCAAGCTGATGTAATTACTTTGCTACGTCAAGGTGCTGAAGCAATTATTCAGCAGGAGGGTGGCGAGAGTAAATCAGAACGCGCAAAACAGGCGAAGGCCTTAATGTTATTGCTAGAGGGATATATAGCAAACCGCGATCGCATCTACACGGTTAATAATGCTACATATTCAATGGAGCAATTTAACTTTTTTAACCTCAAAGAAGCGGCTGGATATGCCCGTCGTGGTAGTAACAGTGCAGTATTGAAGCGAATAGAATATTACTGTAATCATCCTCTGCTACAAGACGGTAACGTAATTATTGATACCCCTGGTATAGATGCACCAGTAGAGAAAGACGCACAACTAACTTATGCCAAAATTCAACATCCTGATACTTCGGCGGTGGTGTGTGTGCTAAAACCTGCTTCGGCGGGTGATATGACAAAAGAAGAAACAGAACTTTTGGAATTAATGCGGCAAAATGGGGGAGTACGCGATCGGGTTTTTTATGTTTTCAATCGCATTGATGAGACTTGGTACAATACCCAATTACGACAACGATTAGACGATTTAATCAGTGGGCAATTTGGTAATTCAAACAAGGTTTATAAAACCAGTGGATTATTAGGATTTTACGGTAGTCAGATTAAACAGACAAATCAACTAGATAGATTTGGTTTAGATTCTGTTTTTGCAGAAAGCATTAAAGGTTTAGATGGTATAGAAGAAACACCACAATTTGTCTATGCGTTTAACAACTACTGTGTAAATTCAGGAAAGTTATCTACTACTAAATTCCGTGTCTCTGTTAATGGCTATGAAACCCCAAATCAAAATTATGTGCGGATTTTGGGAGATTGGGGAAATGAACTGATAGAAAAGCTAATTCAAGATAGTGGTACTGAAGAATTTCGCACAGCTATTACTCGCTATCTTACAGAAGAGAAGCGTCCCCAACTATTTAAAAATCTGGCTGATGATTTGGAAGATGTTTGTATTAAACTGACAAAACATTATCAGAGTGTACAACGTAATTTAGATAGTCAACCCCAAGAAATTGAGAGTATGAAGCAGCAAGAGTTGCAACGCCTAAATCAGCAACTTCAGCAAATTGGTAGAGAATTTAGTGAGCATATCACAAAAGAAGTTAACCAAATAATTAATAATTCTTGTGATGCTTTTGAAGCAGATTTTAGGCAATTGCAATCACGAATGATTCGCCGTTTAGATGAATTGCTAGATACTTTTTCTGTAGCTTCTGCTTATCAACGTGCAACAATTAGCCATCCTCGCAACGCTACTGCACCTTTAATTGCTATTTTAGTAGAGGCATTTTATTACTTAGCAAATCAGTTAGAAGATATTTTGATTGAGTCATCTCAGCAAGTTGTTGCAAATTATTTTCAGCGATTGATTGAAAAGATTCGCAAGTCAGAATATTATCGGCAGTTGTATCGTTTATTAGATAATGATGGCGGCATTGAACAAGAGATCAGAAATTTAGAAAAAAGAGTTACTCAAGCATTAGTTAGTGCAGCTAGTGTAGAGTGCGATCGCTTCGTGCGAGAAAGTCCGAGATTTTATGACGAAGGCACTTTTTCTATCTATCAATTTCGCCAAACTTTATTACAAACTTCTCAAAGCTACGATGCTGAAAGTATTGTAGAAGCAGAACCAGCAATTAGGCAATTATTGAAGTTAGATTTTGAGCCAAAAGTTTCGCAAACTATTCGTAAATCTTTCCGTCAAACCATCAACCAAACGCTGAAAACTCAGTTGTTACCAATGGCGGAGCAGCAAGCAGATGAGATTTTGCAGCAATATCCACAGGCGCGTGCTTATTTAGAGAAAACACTGCAACAAGAAGCTGAAGAGAAAATCGCTTATAATCGCCGATTGTTGAGTGTTGTTGAAGAAAATATTGCAGCATACAATTCAGCAGCTTCTAGTATCAATAGTTGTTTACAGTCAATGAAACTATATGACCACTTCTTGCCTGTGATTGGTGAGTATTTTGATACTGATGATAAGTTCGCTAATAATGGATTTATGGTTTCAGATGTGGGGCAAAATCTTTAA
- a CDS encoding HPP family protein, with product MIDGKKVRLKLKNYWFKTFGRWRSCPLTCPIDRPHHRHVFWSWIGSFLAITATSYLAAKTNSPLLMAPFGATSVLIFGVPDSPLAQPRNVIGGNLLAAMVSLIILHFFGASPFAMGMAVSSAIGIMQLTGTLHPPSGAVALVVMMTKPDWQFLLTPAFEGSMILVLCAVIFNNLAEERTYPKHWL from the coding sequence ATGATCGACGGTAAAAAAGTTCGGTTGAAATTAAAAAATTATTGGTTTAAAACCTTTGGCAGATGGCGATCCTGTCCGTTAACCTGTCCAATAGACAGACCTCATCATCGACATGTTTTTTGGAGTTGGATCGGTAGTTTTTTAGCCATAACTGCAACGTCTTACCTGGCTGCAAAAACTAATTCTCCTTTGCTGATGGCTCCTTTTGGTGCTACGAGTGTCTTGATATTTGGTGTGCCTGACAGTCCTTTGGCTCAGCCTCGCAATGTTATTGGGGGTAATCTTTTAGCTGCTATGGTGAGTCTGATAATTCTGCATTTTTTCGGTGCTTCTCCCTTTGCAATGGGAATGGCTGTTTCTAGTGCGATCGGAATCATGCAGCTTACCGGAACTCTACACCCACCTTCGGGTGCTGTTGCATTAGTCGTCATGATGACGAAACCAGACTGGCAATTTCTGCTAACACCTGCGTTTGAGGGATCGATGATTTTAGTGCTATGCGCTGTGATCTTTAATAATTTAGCGGAAGAAAGGACGTATCCAAAACACTGGTTATAA
- the sppA gene encoding signal peptide peptidase SppA: MRNFIKQTFASLVGTLLGLIIFGGLGTTGLLLLIFAASSSKDTGPNVKDKSVLVFDLSMKITDSEPSSDELFQNTISGVDDERMALRKVVETLEKARRDPRIVGIYLDSTNGSQANNVGYASLKEIRKALEEFRTSGKKIVAYGSDWSEKEYYLSSVADSIVLNPLGLMEVNGLSSQPMFLAGALQKYGIGVQVVRVGKFKGAVEPFILKKLSPENREQTQKLLDDVWGEWRTTVGASRKIEPNQLQAIADSQAILEATQAKTSGLVDRVAYPDEVVSDLKKLTNSDKDDKTFRQINLNNYAEVSGKSLGVERSSKNQIAVVYAEGEIVDGKGDGGQVGGDRFAKIFNKLRQDKDVKAVVLRINSPGGSATAAEVMQREVKLTREVKPVVVSMGDVAASGGYWIASDSNRIFAEPNTITGSIGVFGLLFNGEKLANDNGITWDAVKTGAYADSQTVSRPKSPQELALYQRSVNRIYNMFLNKVSQGRKLPEQKVAEIAQGRVWSGVAAKEIGLVDEIGGLNSAIAYAVKEAKLGEDWEVQEYPRTSSFGERFFGRATEEARTALGIEATQIKPSNPIITEFQKLQQEVEILQKMNDPQGVYARLPFNLKIE; the protein is encoded by the coding sequence ATGCGTAATTTTATCAAACAAACTTTTGCTAGTTTAGTTGGCACATTATTAGGACTAATTATTTTTGGTGGTCTAGGAACCACTGGACTGTTGTTGCTAATATTCGCTGCTAGCTCGTCTAAAGATACAGGGCCAAATGTGAAAGATAAGTCAGTGTTGGTTTTTGACTTGTCGATGAAAATTACTGATAGCGAACCTAGTTCTGACGAACTGTTTCAAAACACAATATCAGGTGTGGATGATGAAAGAATGGCACTCCGCAAAGTTGTAGAAACTTTGGAAAAAGCACGACGCGATCCGCGAATTGTTGGGATCTACCTCGATTCAACTAACGGTAGTCAAGCTAATAACGTCGGCTATGCCTCCCTTAAAGAAATTCGGAAAGCGCTGGAGGAGTTTCGCACTTCTGGGAAAAAGATTGTGGCTTATGGCAGTGATTGGAGTGAAAAGGAATATTACCTTAGTTCAGTGGCAGATTCTATTGTGCTTAATCCTTTGGGATTGATGGAAGTCAATGGTTTGAGTTCACAGCCAATGTTCTTAGCGGGTGCATTACAAAAGTATGGCATTGGCGTGCAAGTCGTGCGGGTGGGTAAGTTCAAAGGTGCTGTAGAACCGTTTATCCTCAAAAAATTGAGTCCAGAAAACCGCGAACAAACTCAAAAATTGTTAGATGATGTTTGGGGAGAGTGGCGCACTACTGTAGGTGCAAGTCGGAAAATTGAACCTAACCAGTTGCAAGCGATCGCAGATAGTCAGGCGATACTGGAAGCCACACAAGCCAAAACTAGCGGTTTAGTCGATCGAGTAGCATACCCTGATGAAGTGGTGAGTGACCTCAAAAAGTTGACAAATAGCGATAAAGACGACAAAACATTCCGACAAATTAACCTGAATAACTACGCAGAAGTTTCTGGCAAATCTTTGGGTGTAGAACGTAGCTCAAAAAATCAAATTGCCGTTGTTTATGCTGAGGGTGAAATTGTCGATGGCAAAGGTGATGGTGGACAAGTAGGAGGCGATCGCTTTGCCAAAATCTTCAATAAACTCCGACAAGATAAGGATGTGAAGGCTGTTGTATTGCGGATTAATAGTCCTGGTGGTAGCGCTACCGCAGCCGAAGTTATGCAGCGAGAAGTGAAATTAACTCGTGAGGTAAAACCGGTTGTAGTGTCAATGGGTGATGTAGCCGCCTCTGGAGGTTATTGGATTGCTAGCGACTCTAATCGCATTTTTGCTGAACCAAATACCATTACAGGTTCAATAGGTGTATTTGGGTTGCTATTTAATGGTGAAAAGCTGGCCAATGATAACGGCATCACCTGGGATGCGGTGAAAACTGGAGCCTATGCTGATAGTCAAACAGTTTCGCGTCCAAAATCGCCTCAAGAGTTGGCACTTTATCAACGTAGTGTTAACCGTATTTATAATATGTTTCTGAATAAAGTTTCTCAAGGTCGGAAACTCCCAGAACAAAAAGTTGCAGAAATTGCCCAAGGAAGGGTTTGGTCTGGTGTGGCGGCGAAGGAAATTGGTTTAGTGGATGAAATTGGTGGTTTGAATAGTGCGATCGCTTATGCTGTCAAAGAGGCGAAACTAGGAGAAGACTGGGAAGTGCAAGAATATCCTCGCACTAGCAGTTTTGGAGAACGCTTTTTTGGGCGTGCAACTGAAGAGGCGCGGACTGCTTTAGGAATTGAAGCGACGCAAATTAAACCATCTAACCCCATCATCACTGAATTCCAGAAATTGCAACAGGAAGTAGAGATTCTCCAAAAAATGAACGATCCACAGGGGGTTTATGCGCGTTTGCCTTTCAACCTGAAGATTGAGTAA
- the fni gene encoding type 2 isopentenyl-diphosphate Delta-isomerase, translated as MNVPTNISAQTQNRKADHIRICLEEDVQSHQITNGLERYRFTHSCLPELNHDEIDISTAFLGKHLGAPLLISSMTGGTEQAAMINQRLAQVAQHYKIAMGVGSQRVAVEKPQVADTFAVRKYAPDVLLFANLGAVQLNYKYGLDECLRVVDILEADALILHINPLQECIQPKGDTNFRGLLDKISILCTKLPVPVIAKEVGNGISAAIANNLIAAGVAAIDVAGAGGTSWAKVESERAENPLQRRLGKTFADWGLPTAECITTIRAIAPDVPLIASGGLRHGLDVAAAIALGADIAGLAMPFLQAAAISETAVAELAEVLIAEITTVLFCTGNATLYQLKHSGSLQRIE; from the coding sequence GTGAACGTCCCTACCAACATCTCTGCACAAACTCAGAATCGCAAAGCCGATCACATTCGGATCTGTTTAGAAGAAGATGTTCAGTCTCATCAAATCACCAATGGACTGGAACGTTATCGTTTCACCCATTCTTGCTTACCCGAACTGAACCATGACGAGATTGATATCAGTACAGCTTTCCTGGGGAAACACCTTGGCGCACCCTTGTTAATTTCTTCCATGACTGGTGGAACAGAACAAGCCGCAATGATTAACCAACGTTTGGCCCAAGTCGCGCAACATTACAAAATTGCAATGGGTGTCGGTTCGCAGCGAGTAGCGGTAGAAAAACCCCAAGTGGCTGATACTTTTGCTGTCCGCAAGTATGCCCCTGACGTTCTGCTATTTGCAAATCTGGGGGCTGTGCAACTTAACTACAAGTACGGCTTAGATGAATGTCTGCGGGTAGTTGATATTTTAGAAGCTGATGCCTTGATTTTACACATTAACCCTTTACAAGAGTGCATTCAACCCAAAGGTGATACTAATTTTCGGGGTTTGCTTGACAAGATTTCTATATTATGCACAAAATTGCCAGTACCAGTGATTGCGAAGGAAGTTGGTAACGGTATTTCAGCAGCGATCGCCAACAACCTTATTGCCGCCGGAGTAGCAGCCATTGATGTAGCGGGTGCGGGGGGTACTTCTTGGGCAAAGGTAGAAAGTGAACGGGCAGAAAATCCCTTACAACGTCGATTAGGGAAGACTTTTGCCGATTGGGGTTTACCGACAGCAGAGTGTATTACAACTATTAGAGCGATCGCTCCTGATGTGCCCTTAATTGCTTCGGGAGGTTTGCGTCATGGACTGGATGTTGCAGCCGCGATCGCCTTGGGAGCAGATATAGCTGGTTTAGCAATGCCTTTTTTGCAAGCAGCTGCAATATCAGAGACAGCAGTTGCAGAACTTGCTGAGGTATTAATCGCCGAAATCACCACAGTCTTATTCTGCACTGGCAACGCTACCTTGTATCAGTTAAAGCACTCTGGCAGTTTACAGCGCATAGAATAA